One window of Triticum dicoccoides isolate Atlit2015 ecotype Zavitan chromosome 5A, WEW_v2.0, whole genome shotgun sequence genomic DNA carries:
- the LOC119297103 gene encoding glutaredoxin-C15-like yields the protein MERVTRLSTEKAVVIFTPSNDCPMSYTVTTLFSGLGVCAAVHELDKDPRGRDMERDLARRLGRTPAVPAVFIGGKLVGSTDRVMSLHLGGKLVPMLKAAGAIWL from the coding sequence ATGGAGAGGGTGACGAGGCTATCGACGGAGAAGGCAGTGGTGATCTTCACGCCGAGCAACGACTGCCCAATGAGCTACACAGTGACGACCCTCTTCTCTGGCCTCGGCGTTTGCGCGGCCGTGCACGAGCTGGACAAGGACCCCCGGGGCCGTGACATGGAGCGCGACCTCGCCCGTCGCCTGGGCCGCACGCCGGCCGTCCCGGCCGTCTTCATCGGCGGCAAGCTCGTCGGTTCCACCGACAGGGTCATGTCGCtgcaccttggtgggaagctggtGCCCATGCTCAAGGCCGCCGGGGCGATCTGGCTCTGA